The following coding sequences lie in one Micromonospora sp. R77 genomic window:
- the sigJ gene encoding RNA polymerase sigma factor SigJ: protein MSRAGAAQAAGALTAHRPMLLGLAYRLLGSLHDAEDVLQEAYLRWLDVDRDAVAEPRRYLSRVVTRLALDRLRARQAARETYVGPWLPEPVPTGPSPFGPLDTVELRETVSTALLHLLERLTPPERAVYVLHTAFALPYAEIADLLGRSVPDCRQLHHRAAARIADDRRRFTAGPDEQRRLLDSFVAAACDGDLARLTGLLAADATAWSDGGGRVRAARNPLSGADRVARFFAGVYGRRRPGVHATPIELNGAPALLLTWPTGVRYTLGVAAADGRITGLYLVGNPDKLTRVPG, encoded by the coding sequence GTGAGCCGGGCCGGGGCGGCGCAGGCGGCCGGGGCGCTCACCGCGCACCGGCCGATGCTGCTCGGGCTGGCGTACCGGCTGCTGGGCAGCCTGCACGACGCCGAGGACGTGCTCCAGGAGGCTTACCTGCGCTGGCTCGACGTCGACCGGGACGCGGTCGCCGAGCCGCGCCGCTACCTGTCCCGGGTGGTGACCCGGCTGGCCCTGGACCGGCTGCGCGCCCGGCAGGCGGCCCGGGAGACGTACGTCGGCCCGTGGCTGCCCGAGCCGGTGCCCACCGGGCCGTCACCGTTCGGTCCGCTGGACACCGTCGAGCTGCGCGAGACGGTCTCCACCGCGCTGCTGCACCTGCTGGAACGGCTCACCCCGCCGGAGCGGGCGGTGTACGTGCTGCACACCGCCTTCGCCCTGCCGTACGCCGAGATCGCCGACCTGCTCGGCCGGTCCGTGCCGGACTGCCGCCAACTGCACCACCGGGCGGCGGCCCGGATCGCGGACGACCGGCGGCGTTTCACGGCGGGGCCGGACGAGCAGCGGCGGTTGCTCGACTCCTTCGTGGCCGCCGCGTGCGACGGCGACCTGGCGCGGCTGACCGGTCTGCTCGCGGCCGACGCCACCGCCTGGTCCGACGGTGGCGGCCGGGTCCGCGCGGCGCGTAACCCGCTGTCCGGCGCGGACCGGGTGGCCCGCTTCTTCGCCGGGGTGTACGGCCGCCGCCGGCCCGGGGTGCACGCCACGCCGATCGAGCTCAACGGCGCGCCGGCGCTGCTGCTGACCTGGCCGACCGGCGTCCGCTACACGCTCGGCGTCGCCGCCGCCGACGGCCGGATCACCGGCCTCTACCTGGTCGGCAACCCCGACAAGCTGACCCGGGTCCCGGGCTGA
- the ndk gene encoding nucleoside-diphosphate kinase — MSNSPDERTLVLIKPDAVRRGLVGEILARFERKGLRIDALVTRTMDGDFADQHYAEHVDKPFYPPLKAFMTGGPLVALVLSGDQVIEVVRGMIGSTDGRKAAAGTIRGDFSLSNRENLVHASDSTDSAKREIALWFPELG, encoded by the coding sequence GTGTCCAACAGCCCGGACGAGCGCACGCTCGTACTGATCAAGCCCGACGCGGTCCGCCGTGGCCTGGTCGGCGAGATCCTCGCCCGTTTCGAGCGCAAGGGCCTACGGATCGACGCGCTGGTGACCCGGACGATGGACGGCGACTTCGCCGACCAGCACTACGCCGAGCACGTGGACAAGCCGTTCTACCCGCCGCTGAAGGCCTTCATGACCGGTGGTCCGCTGGTCGCCCTGGTGCTCTCCGGCGACCAGGTGATCGAGGTGGTCCGGGGCATGATCGGCAGCACCGACGGGCGGAAGGCCGCCGCCGGCACCATCCGTGGCGACTTCTCCCTGTCGAACCGGGAGAACCTGGTGCACGCCTCCGACTCGACCGACAGCGCCAAGCGCGAGATCGCCCTCTGGTTCCCTGAGCTGGGCTGA
- a CDS encoding carboxymuconolactone decarboxylase family protein, with amino-acid sequence MGRIDMAAVAPEGYRAVLGLERYVRANLDHTVLELVKLRASMLNGCAFCVDMHSREALTAGESSRRLFAVAAWREAPFFDERERAALALTDAVTRLGEHGVPDEVWDAAAKVWSEKELADLVVAIATINVWNRIAVTSRTEPPTEG; translated from the coding sequence ATGGGTCGGATCGACATGGCGGCGGTCGCACCGGAGGGCTACCGGGCGGTGCTGGGGCTGGAGCGGTACGTCCGGGCGAACCTGGACCACACCGTGCTGGAACTGGTGAAGCTGCGGGCGTCGATGCTCAACGGCTGCGCGTTCTGCGTGGACATGCACAGCCGGGAGGCGCTGACGGCCGGCGAGTCGAGCCGGCGGCTCTTCGCCGTCGCCGCCTGGCGGGAGGCGCCCTTCTTCGACGAGCGGGAACGCGCCGCGCTGGCGCTCACCGACGCGGTGACCCGGCTCGGCGAGCACGGCGTGCCCGACGAGGTGTGGGACGCCGCGGCGAAGGTCTGGTCGGAGAAGGAACTCGCCGACCTGGTCGTCGCCATCGCGACAATCAACGTATGGAACCGGATCGCGGTCACCAGCCGGACCGAGCCGCCGACCGAAGGGTGA
- a CDS encoding 1-acyl-sn-glycerol-3-phosphate acyltransferase translates to MPLLYTIGKLTVAPALRLAFRPRVEGLEHIPATGGAIFAGNHLSVADELLLGTVVPRHLAFWAKSEYFKGTGVKGAFSKFVLTGLGAIPVERAGGRAALSAFDAAIPVLKAGDLVAVYPEGTRSPDGRLYRGRTGAARLAVAAGVPIIPVGVTGTDKAQPIGTRVPRPGRAEISIRFGKPLDFTGRSDDRTSLREMTDEMMAEIQQLTGQEYVPRYAPPRAHPPVAGEPGAV, encoded by the coding sequence GTGCCGCTGCTCTACACCATCGGCAAGCTCACCGTGGCGCCCGCGCTCCGGTTGGCGTTCCGGCCACGCGTGGAGGGGTTGGAGCACATTCCGGCGACCGGCGGCGCCATCTTCGCGGGCAACCATCTCTCCGTCGCCGACGAGTTGCTGCTCGGCACCGTCGTCCCCCGGCACCTGGCCTTCTGGGCCAAGTCGGAGTACTTCAAGGGCACCGGTGTGAAGGGCGCCTTCTCCAAGTTCGTCCTCACCGGGCTGGGCGCGATCCCAGTGGAGCGGGCCGGCGGCCGGGCCGCGCTGTCCGCGTTCGACGCCGCCATCCCGGTGCTGAAGGCCGGTGACCTGGTCGCCGTCTACCCGGAGGGGACCCGCTCGCCGGACGGCCGGCTCTACCGGGGGCGGACCGGCGCGGCCCGTCTGGCCGTGGCGGCCGGCGTGCCGATCATCCCGGTCGGCGTCACCGGCACCGACAAGGCGCAGCCGATCGGGACCCGGGTGCCCCGACCGGGCCGGGCCGAGATCAGCATCCGGTTCGGCAAGCCGCTGGACTTCACCGGCCGGTCCGACGACCGGACCTCGCTGCGCGAGATGACCGACGAGATGATGGCCGAGATCCAGCAACTCACCGGCCAGGAGTACGTGCCCCGCTACGCGCCGCCGCGCGCCCACCCACCGGTCGCGGGCGAGCCCGGCGCGGTCTGA
- a CDS encoding NAD(P)-dependent oxidoreductase, which translates to MRVLVAGAGGAIGVPLTRRLREHGHEVYGLTRDPGRSRALADRGVRPVVADAMDRSALLRAVDGLAADAVVHELTALARTPTRHAGMAQTNRLRVEGTANLLAAAEVVGARRFLTQSIVLGYGYRDHGDRVLTETDPFGEPQGTKVDPHLAAMRATEQQAFTAPHGIALRYGLFYGGDTARLRPRLMKRRLPVTDGGVLPWVHVEDAAAATVAALEHGRAGQAYNVADDEPATLAEVFTALAGALGAPPPRRLPAWLLRLAAPYVVTTAVETNLRVATAKARTELDWRPAYPSYREGVAAAARG; encoded by the coding sequence GTGAGAGTTCTGGTGGCCGGCGCCGGCGGCGCGATCGGCGTACCCCTGACCCGGCGGCTGCGCGAGCACGGCCACGAGGTGTACGGCCTGACCCGCGACCCGGGCCGGTCCCGGGCGCTGGCCGACCGGGGTGTCCGGCCGGTGGTCGCCGACGCGATGGACCGGTCCGCGCTGCTGCGGGCGGTCGACGGGCTGGCCGCCGACGCGGTGGTGCACGAGCTGACCGCGCTGGCCCGCACCCCCACCCGGCACGCCGGCATGGCGCAGACCAACCGGCTGCGCGTCGAGGGCACCGCGAACCTGCTGGCCGCCGCCGAGGTGGTCGGCGCGCGGCGGTTCCTCACCCAGTCGATCGTGCTCGGCTACGGCTACCGGGACCACGGCGACCGGGTGCTCACCGAGACCGACCCGTTCGGCGAGCCGCAGGGCACGAAGGTCGACCCGCACCTGGCCGCGATGCGCGCCACCGAGCAGCAGGCGTTCACCGCCCCGCACGGCATCGCCCTGCGCTACGGCCTGTTCTACGGCGGGGACACCGCCCGACTCCGGCCGCGGCTGATGAAGCGCCGGCTGCCGGTGACCGACGGTGGCGTGCTGCCCTGGGTGCACGTCGAGGACGCGGCGGCGGCCACCGTGGCGGCGCTGGAGCACGGGCGGGCCGGTCAGGCGTACAACGTCGCCGACGACGAGCCGGCCACCCTGGCCGAGGTGTTCACCGCCCTGGCCGGGGCGTTGGGCGCTCCCCCGCCCCGGCGGCTGCCGGCCTGGCTGCTCCGCCTCGCCGCCCCGTACGTGGTGACCACCGCGGTGGAGACGAACCTGCGGGTCGCCACCGCGAAGGCGAGGACGGAGCTGGACTGGCGGCCGGCCTACCCGAGCTACCGGGAGGGCGTCGCCGCAGCGGCCCGCGGCTAG
- the ileS gene encoding isoleucine--tRNA ligase, with translation MAYPLHDPTAAGVPASPDLPAVERRVLEHWTADKTFEASVEARPTGENGKNEYVFYDGPPFANGLPHYGHLFTGYVKDVVPRYQTMRGKHVERRFGWDCHGLPAEVVAEKQLGITSKAEILDLGVARFNDACRASVLEFTQDWERYVTRQARWVDFANDYKTLDLDYMESVMWAFRTLHDKGLVYEGFRVLAYCWRCETPLSNTETRMDDVYRDRHDPTLSVWFGLTADESAPELLRGPVKLGVWTTTPWTLPSNLALAVGPDIEYAVLERDGDRYVVGAARLAAYAKELEGYEQVGSVYGRDLVGRRYTPLYDFLVEQAGENAYQVLGADFVTTEDGTGIVHLAPAFGEDDQNVCNAAGIPTVVTVDDHTRFTALVPPYQGEQVFDVNKPVIRELKERGVVLKQDTYTHSYPHCWRCDTPLVYKAVSSWFVAVTKFRDRMVELNQQINWTPGHIKDGSFGKWLANARDWSISRNRFWGSPIPVWKSDDPTYPRVDVYGSLEQIEQDFGVRLTDLHRPAVDDLVRPNPDDPTGKSMMRRVPEVLDCWFESGSMPFAQVHYPFENADWFEHHYPGDFIVEYIGQTRGWFYTMHVLATALFDRPAFRNCLSHGILLGSDGRKMSKSLRNYPDVYHVFDAYGSDAMRWMLMSSPVLRGGDMAVTEAGIRDAVRQVLLPLWNVWYFFSLYANADGHTARRRTDSTHLLDRYVLAKTNELVATVGAQMDAYDISGACATVRSYLDALTNWYVRRSRDRFWSGDAEAFDTLWTVLETLCRVVAPLAPLTAEEIWRGLTGERSVHLTDWPSAEEFPADHALVAAMDATRDVCSAALSLRKAKGLRVRLPLSKLTVASPVADQLRPFADLVADEVNVKTVEFSPEVANYCQQVLTVVPRALGPRVGKQVQQVIKAVKAGEWELVDGAPVAAGVTLAEGEYELRLVAADAEHSAPLPGGEGVVVLDTEVTPELAAEGLARDVVRVVQQARRDADLDVSDRIVVSVSAPEEVRAAVAAYTDFVAREVLADSIDFVEGVEGFAGEVGDGERVTVAVRRV, from the coding sequence ATGGCCTATCCGTTGCACGACCCGACCGCCGCCGGTGTCCCGGCGAGCCCGGACCTGCCCGCGGTCGAGCGCCGGGTGCTGGAGCACTGGACGGCCGACAAGACCTTCGAGGCGTCCGTCGAGGCGCGGCCGACCGGCGAGAACGGCAAGAACGAGTACGTCTTCTACGACGGCCCGCCCTTCGCCAACGGCCTGCCGCACTACGGCCACCTCTTCACCGGGTACGTGAAGGACGTCGTCCCGCGCTACCAGACCATGCGCGGCAAGCACGTCGAGCGGCGCTTCGGCTGGGACTGCCACGGCCTGCCCGCCGAGGTGGTCGCCGAGAAGCAGCTCGGCATCACCAGCAAGGCGGAGATCCTCGATCTGGGCGTGGCCCGGTTCAACGACGCCTGCCGCGCCTCGGTGCTGGAGTTCACCCAGGACTGGGAGCGGTACGTCACCCGGCAGGCCCGCTGGGTCGACTTCGCCAACGACTACAAGACGCTCGACCTGGACTACATGGAAAGCGTCATGTGGGCCTTCCGGACCCTGCACGACAAGGGCCTGGTCTACGAGGGCTTCCGGGTGCTGGCGTACTGCTGGCGGTGCGAGACGCCGCTGTCGAACACCGAGACCCGGATGGACGACGTCTACCGGGACCGGCACGACCCCACCCTGTCGGTGTGGTTCGGGCTGACCGCCGACGAGAGCGCCCCCGAGCTGCTGCGCGGGCCGGTCAAGCTGGGCGTCTGGACCACCACGCCGTGGACCCTGCCGTCCAACCTGGCGCTCGCCGTCGGCCCCGACATCGAGTACGCGGTGCTGGAGCGCGACGGCGACCGCTACGTCGTGGGCGCCGCGCGGCTGGCCGCGTACGCCAAGGAGCTGGAGGGGTACGAGCAGGTCGGCAGCGTGTACGGCCGCGACCTGGTCGGGCGCCGCTACACCCCGCTCTACGACTTCCTGGTCGAGCAGGCCGGCGAGAACGCCTACCAGGTGCTCGGGGCGGACTTCGTCACCACCGAGGACGGCACCGGGATCGTGCACCTGGCCCCGGCCTTCGGCGAGGACGACCAGAACGTCTGCAACGCCGCCGGCATCCCCACCGTCGTCACGGTGGACGACCACACCCGGTTCACCGCGCTCGTCCCGCCCTACCAGGGCGAGCAGGTCTTCGACGTCAACAAGCCGGTGATCCGGGAACTCAAGGAGCGGGGGGTGGTGCTCAAGCAGGACACCTACACCCACTCCTACCCGCACTGCTGGCGCTGCGACACCCCGCTGGTCTACAAGGCGGTGTCGTCGTGGTTCGTCGCGGTGACGAAGTTCCGGGACCGGATGGTCGAGCTGAACCAGCAGATCAACTGGACGCCGGGGCACATCAAGGACGGCTCGTTCGGCAAGTGGCTGGCCAACGCCCGGGACTGGTCGATCAGCCGGAACCGGTTCTGGGGCTCGCCGATCCCGGTGTGGAAGTCCGACGACCCGACCTACCCCCGGGTCGACGTGTACGGCTCGCTGGAGCAGATCGAGCAGGACTTCGGCGTACGCCTGACCGACCTGCACCGGCCGGCGGTCGACGACCTGGTCCGCCCCAACCCGGACGACCCGACGGGGAAGTCGATGATGCGCCGGGTGCCGGAGGTGCTGGACTGCTGGTTCGAGTCCGGCTCGATGCCGTTCGCCCAGGTGCACTACCCGTTCGAGAACGCCGACTGGTTCGAGCACCACTACCCGGGCGACTTCATCGTCGAGTACATCGGACAGACCCGCGGCTGGTTCTACACCATGCACGTGCTGGCCACCGCGCTGTTCGACCGGCCGGCGTTCCGCAACTGCCTCAGTCACGGCATCCTGCTCGGCTCCGACGGGCGCAAGATGTCCAAGAGCCTGCGCAACTACCCGGACGTCTACCACGTCTTCGACGCGTACGGCTCCGACGCGATGCGCTGGATGCTGATGTCGTCGCCGGTGCTGCGCGGCGGTGACATGGCGGTCACCGAGGCGGGCATCCGGGACGCGGTGCGTCAGGTGCTGCTGCCGCTGTGGAACGTCTGGTACTTCTTCTCCCTCTACGCCAACGCCGACGGCCACACCGCCCGTCGCCGCACCGACTCCACCCACCTGCTCGACCGGTACGTGCTGGCGAAGACGAACGAGCTGGTGGCGACGGTCGGCGCGCAGATGGACGCGTACGACATCTCCGGGGCCTGCGCGACCGTCCGGTCCTACCTGGACGCGCTGACCAACTGGTACGTGCGCCGCTCCCGGGACCGGTTCTGGTCCGGCGACGCCGAGGCGTTCGACACCCTGTGGACGGTGCTGGAGACGCTCTGCCGGGTGGTGGCGCCGCTGGCGCCGCTGACCGCGGAGGAGATCTGGCGCGGCCTCACCGGCGAGCGGTCGGTGCACCTGACCGACTGGCCGTCCGCCGAGGAGTTCCCCGCCGACCATGCCCTGGTGGCCGCGATGGACGCCACCCGGGACGTCTGCTCGGCGGCCCTGTCGCTGCGCAAGGCGAAGGGCCTGCGGGTCCGGCTGCCGCTGTCGAAGCTGACCGTGGCCTCCCCGGTCGCCGACCAGCTCCGGCCCTTCGCCGACCTGGTCGCCGACGAGGTCAACGTGAAGACGGTGGAGTTCTCGCCGGAGGTGGCGAACTACTGCCAGCAGGTGCTGACGGTGGTGCCCCGGGCGCTCGGCCCGCGGGTCGGCAAGCAGGTGCAGCAGGTCATCAAGGCGGTCAAGGCGGGGGAGTGGGAACTCGTCGACGGCGCCCCGGTCGCCGCCGGGGTCACCCTCGCCGAGGGCGAGTACGAGCTGCGCCTGGTCGCCGCCGACGCCGAGCACTCCGCGCCGCTGCCCGGCGGTGAGGGCGTCGTCGTGCTGGACACCGAGGTCACTCCCGAACTGGCCGCCGAGGGGCTGGCCCGGGACGTGGTCCGGGTGGTGCAGCAGGCCCGCCGGGACGCCGACCTGGACGTGTCCGACCGGATCGTGGTGTCCGTGTCGGCGCCGGAGGAGGTCCGCGCGGCGGTGGCCGCGTACACCGACTTCGTGGCGCGGGAGGTGCTGGCCGACAGCATCGACTTCGTCGAGGGCGTCGAGGGCTTCGCCGGCGAGGTCGGCGACGGCGAACGGGTGACGGTCGCCGTCCGCCGGGTATGA
- a CDS encoding ABC transporter ATP-binding protein, which translates to MSEYAIEAAGLRRTYRSRTGWLRPQRREVEAVRGVDLTVGNGELFGLLGPNGAGKTTTIKLLNTLLIPTAGTARICGHDVVAETREVRRRIGYVFGGDRGLYDRLSARDNLRYFAELYGVPGREQKRRIAELLELVRLDGREDERVEGYSRGMRQRLHIARGLLHRPRVLFLDEPSIGVDPVAARELRQTVAGLAATGTTVLLTTHYMAEADELCDRIAVIAGGTIQALGTPAQLRHHADGRQVLEVEAYGVSDDRLAVIHALPGVREASVTVSGAAQTVTVQSDAGVDVQADVLRALDGVRLGRVTARQPTLEDAYVAIVNRVAAAPRPVEAVAA; encoded by the coding sequence ATGAGCGAGTACGCGATCGAGGCGGCCGGGCTGCGGCGGACCTATCGCAGCCGGACGGGATGGTTACGACCCCAGCGCCGGGAGGTGGAAGCGGTCCGCGGCGTCGACCTGACGGTCGGCAACGGGGAGCTGTTCGGCCTGCTCGGACCGAACGGCGCGGGCAAGACCACCACCATCAAGCTGCTGAACACGCTGCTCATCCCGACCGCCGGCACCGCCCGGATCTGCGGCCACGACGTGGTCGCCGAGACCCGGGAGGTCCGCCGGCGGATCGGGTACGTCTTCGGCGGCGACCGGGGCCTCTACGACCGGCTCTCCGCCCGGGACAACCTGCGCTACTTCGCCGAGCTGTACGGGGTGCCCGGCCGCGAGCAGAAGCGGCGGATCGCCGAGCTGCTGGAGCTGGTCCGGCTCGACGGCCGGGAGGACGAGCGGGTCGAGGGCTATTCGCGGGGCATGCGGCAGCGGCTGCACATCGCCCGGGGTCTGCTGCACCGGCCCCGGGTGCTCTTCCTCGACGAGCCGTCGATCGGGGTGGACCCGGTGGCCGCCCGGGAGCTGCGGCAGACCGTCGCCGGGCTGGCCGCCACCGGCACCACCGTCCTGCTGACCACCCACTACATGGCCGAAGCGGACGAGCTCTGCGACCGGATCGCGGTGATCGCCGGTGGCACCATCCAGGCGCTGGGCACCCCGGCGCAGCTGCGCCACCACGCCGACGGCCGGCAGGTGCTGGAGGTCGAGGCGTACGGGGTGAGCGACGACCGGCTCGCCGTCATCCACGCCCTGCCGGGGGTGCGGGAGGCGAGCGTGACGGTGAGCGGGGCGGCGCAGACGGTGACCGTGCAGTCCGACGCGGGGGTGGACGTGCAGGCGGACGTGCTGCGAGCGCTGGACGGGGTCCGGCTGGGCCGGGTCACCGCCCGGCAGCCGACGCTGGAGGACGCGTACGTGGCGATCGTGAACCGGGTCGCCGCGGCGCCCCGACCGGTCGAGGCGGTGGCCGCGTGA
- a CDS encoding ABC transporter permease has product MRTLRMLAVGALLHAKQLSRSPFEIATALIVPVVQATLAVYLFRAGGEPGRLLEAAVGAGLMGVWSSVLFGSGGAIQGQRWQGTLEMIMLAPRPPALVILPITLATALTGTYAMLATLLWGRLLYGIPLEFAHPLLFLVAVPGCVLGLGMFGLLLASTFVLMRNANALTNTLEYPIWLVSGMLVPLTVLPGWTGPIAAALPTTWGARAVREAATGGPVWPSLGICLAISLGCLVVGALMMTHVERRARAAATLALA; this is encoded by the coding sequence GTGAGGACGCTGCGGATGCTCGCGGTCGGCGCGCTGCTGCACGCCAAGCAGCTCAGCCGGTCGCCGTTCGAGATCGCCACCGCGCTGATCGTGCCGGTGGTGCAGGCCACCCTGGCGGTCTATCTGTTCCGGGCCGGCGGCGAGCCGGGCCGCCTGCTGGAGGCGGCGGTCGGCGCGGGCCTGATGGGGGTCTGGTCGTCGGTGCTCTTCGGCTCCGGCGGCGCGATCCAGGGGCAACGCTGGCAGGGCACCCTGGAGATGATCATGCTGGCGCCGCGTCCGCCCGCCCTGGTCATCCTGCCGATCACCCTGGCCACCGCGCTCACCGGCACGTACGCCATGCTCGCCACGCTGCTCTGGGGCCGGCTGCTCTACGGCATCCCGTTGGAGTTCGCGCACCCGCTGCTCTTCCTGGTCGCGGTCCCCGGCTGCGTGCTCGGCCTCGGCATGTTCGGCCTCCTGCTGGCCTCCACGTTCGTGCTGATGCGCAACGCCAACGCGCTGACCAACACCCTCGAATACCCGATCTGGCTGGTCTCCGGGATGCTCGTGCCGCTGACCGTGCTGCCCGGCTGGACCGGCCCGATCGCCGCCGCGCTGCCCACCACCTGGGGCGCCCGCGCGGTCCGCGAGGCGGCCACCGGTGGGCCGGTCTGGCCCTCCCTCGGCATCTGCCTGGCGATCAGCCTCGGCTGCCTGGTGGTCGGCGCGCTGATGATGACCCACGTCGAGCGACGGGCCCGCGCCGCGGCGACCCTCGCCCTGGCCTGA
- a CDS encoding ABC transporter permease gives MTALLRLIGVGGVIAYRALFNWTTPAMFVGSLLVGPIFQLLFFAYLGRQLGVADDRFYIVGNAVLAASLSCVFGGTMAVANERRYGTLGHVLLSPRSRTAVFLGRVLPYAGNGLLIAASTLTIGSLLLGLRMPVTVLPGLLLTLAVGALSCGFFGLTLGALGLRFRDVWVVSNVSVALLLLLTGVNVPAAGLPGWMRMVGDLLPITHSARAARRLVAGEGFTAAAPALAAELAVGLAYALLAALLLKLFEAESRRRASLDTL, from the coding sequence ATGACGGCACTCCTGCGGCTGATCGGTGTGGGCGGCGTGATCGCCTACCGGGCCCTGTTCAACTGGACCACCCCGGCGATGTTCGTCGGCTCGCTGCTGGTCGGCCCGATCTTCCAGCTGCTCTTCTTCGCCTACCTGGGCCGGCAGCTCGGCGTCGCCGACGACCGGTTCTACATCGTCGGCAACGCGGTGCTCGCCGCCTCGCTGTCCTGCGTCTTCGGCGGCACCATGGCGGTCGCCAACGAGCGGCGCTACGGCACCCTCGGGCACGTGCTGCTCTCGCCGCGCAGCCGCACCGCCGTCTTCCTCGGCCGGGTCCTTCCGTACGCCGGCAACGGCCTGCTGATCGCGGCCAGCACGCTGACCATCGGCTCGCTGCTGCTCGGTCTGCGGATGCCGGTCACGGTCCTGCCCGGCCTGCTGCTCACCCTGGCGGTGGGGGCGCTGTCCTGCGGCTTCTTTGGCCTGACCCTGGGTGCCCTCGGGCTGCGCTTCCGGGACGTGTGGGTGGTCTCGAACGTCTCGGTGGCGCTGCTGCTCCTGCTCACCGGGGTCAACGTGCCGGCCGCCGGCCTGCCGGGCTGGATGCGGATGGTGGGCGACCTGCTGCCGATCACCCACTCGGCCCGGGCCGCCCGCCGCCTGGTCGCCGGCGAGGGCTTCACCGCCGCCGCCCCGGCACTCGCCGCCGAACTCGCCGTCGGCCTCGCGTACGCGCTCCTGGCCGCCCTCCTCCTGAAGCTCTTCGAAGCCGAGAGCCGCCGCCGAGCCTCCCTAGACACCCTCTAA
- a CDS encoding ArsR family transcriptional regulator: MIRIELDEPTLARTRIATSPLWEVLTSLYLLKRHPGEVPWPYTGWARHARRVLADLPDPAPVRVLTAAARAPDFLTPVPPSAAPTLGEELAVLRATPAEVIAEQIPRYHDPDDLPDWLRPFVADRHAALNRLADGIQAYWDAAIAPWWPAMRAALDEEVLHRARALAADGPDALLADLHERVRWERPVLTLVKPLEQSFRAVDQRLLLIPLIFSRGALTCSTDHPEVVAVSYQARGAVLLAEGAPAPAGPDTDRLAVLVGRGRAQVLRALTRPATTAGLAATLGLAPSTVSEHLTALATAGVVHRRRVGRRVLYGLEPAGLALVALIGADPATASA, from the coding sequence GTGATCCGGATCGAGTTGGACGAGCCGACGCTGGCCCGTACCCGGATCGCCACCAGCCCGCTCTGGGAGGTGCTGACCAGCCTCTACCTGCTGAAGCGGCACCCCGGGGAGGTGCCCTGGCCGTACACCGGCTGGGCCCGGCACGCCCGACGGGTGCTGGCCGACCTGCCGGACCCGGCACCGGTCCGGGTGCTCACCGCCGCCGCCCGCGCGCCGGACTTCCTCACCCCGGTCCCGCCGTCGGCGGCCCCCACCCTGGGCGAGGAGCTGGCCGTGCTGCGCGCGACCCCCGCCGAGGTGATCGCCGAGCAGATTCCCCGCTACCACGACCCGGACGACCTGCCCGACTGGCTCCGCCCGTTCGTCGCCGACCGGCACGCCGCGCTGAACCGGCTCGCGGACGGGATCCAGGCGTACTGGGACGCGGCCATCGCGCCCTGGTGGCCGGCGATGCGGGCGGCGCTGGACGAGGAGGTGCTGCACCGGGCCCGGGCGCTCGCCGCCGACGGACCGGACGCCCTCCTGGCCGATCTGCACGAACGGGTGCGCTGGGAGCGGCCGGTGCTGACCCTGGTCAAGCCGCTGGAGCAGAGCTTCCGGGCGGTGGACCAGCGGTTGCTGCTGATCCCGCTGATCTTCTCGCGGGGCGCGTTGACCTGCTCCACGGACCATCCGGAGGTCGTCGCGGTCTCCTACCAGGCGCGCGGGGCGGTGCTGCTCGCGGAGGGCGCCCCCGCCCCGGCCGGGCCGGACACCGACCGGCTGGCCGTCCTCGTCGGGCGGGGCCGGGCCCAGGTGCTGCGGGCGCTGACCCGGCCGGCGACCACCGCCGGGCTGGCCGCCACCCTGGGACTCGCCCCGAGCACCGTCTCGGAACACCTGACCGCGCTGGCGACCGCCGGCGTGGTGCACCGCCGCCGGGTCGGCCGACGGGTGCTGTACGGCCTCGAACCGGCCGGCCTGGCGCTGGTCGCGCTGATCGGCGCGGACCCGGCCACCGCCTCGGCCTGA